One Eriocheir sinensis breed Jianghai 21 chromosome 32, ASM2467909v1, whole genome shotgun sequence genomic region harbors:
- the LOC127006437 gene encoding uncharacterized protein LOC127006437, producing MIRSAASRACRAWAAASTKANITTTTTGSSTIGTNGGNVEQRERLADSDKSTSSRPAGEECLKWRFPADDRTQAMVAAVESGLYMNTIITFNSKAPITPDLMEEALVHLYGKIESLRLCFRQRDGQLWVADMPRQKLDFQVMNYTDLEYEQSEQHKVKFDLYNGPLWNARLMPCPPDAPCPLPEVKAAYSHQCHLLMSVHHAANDGIIVQLISELLSQIIDSLLEGSPVDTRPVGELRDGVEAREEENKIREELERDPERLMSAIRKHLASKHLPLLMEAYGVPNEANPTTTYLEPVLLDKQTVEKITAKARATGTTLNACFTAALNVSMMEL from the exons ATGATTCGCTCAGCGGCGTCCAGGGCGTGCCGGGCGTGGGCCGCAGCCTCCACTAaggccaacatcaccaccaccaccaccgggtcgTCCACCATCGGCACCAACGGTGGAAACGTGGAACAGCGGGAACGATTAGCCGACTCGGACAAGTCCACCTCCAGCAGGCCGGCAGG AGAGGAGTGTCTCAAGTGGAGGTTCCCCGCGGACGATAGGACACAGGCCATGGTGGCGGCTGTCGAGAGCGGCTTGTATAtgaacaccatcatcaccttcaactCCAAGGCGCCCATCACCCCTGACCTGATGGAGGAGGCGCTCGTCCACCTCTACGG CAAGATCGAGTCACTCAGACTTTGCTTCCGGCAGCGGGACGGGCAGCTGTGGGTCGCCGACATGCCGCGACAAAAACTAGATTTTCAG GTGATGAACTACACGGACTTGGAGTACGAACAATCTGAACAGCATAAAGTAAAATTTGACCTCTATAATGGGCCGCTGTGGAATGCTCGGCTCATGCCATGTCCTCCAGATGCTCCCTGTCCTCTCCCTGAAGTGAAGGCAGCATATTCTCATCAGTGTCACCTCCTGATGTCCGTCCACCATGCTGCTAATGACGGAATAATCGTACAACTGATCTCGGAGCTGCTGTCCCAAATCATCGACAGCCTCCTCGAGGGATCACCCGTGGACACCAGGCCTGTTGGGGAGCTCCGTGACGGCGTGGAGgccagagaggaggaaaacaagattaGGGAAGAACTGGAAAGGGATCCTGAGAGGCTTATGTCGGCCATCAGAAAACATCTAGCGAGCAAACATCTTCCTCTGCTCATGGAAGCTTATGGTGTCCCGAACGAAGCAAACCCAACTACGACGTATTTGGAGCCGGTGCTCCTCGACAAGCAGACAGTGGAGAAGATCACTGCCAAGGCTCGCGCCACTGGCACCACCCTCAACGCCTGCTTCACTGCTGCCTTGAACGTGTCCATGATGGAG CTGTAA